GTTCAACAGGTCCGATATTTTCCTTACTATTCATTCTACTAGAATCCttaatgttgttgttaGCGGTAACAGTATACTTGGTATTTTCCTTAGTCGTCTTATAATCAAACATTAAATTGGTATAATCTCCGTTATTCAAAtgcttttttaaaacataagGTAAATTGATTAAGGAAGTGTTGGCCTCCACATATTCAATTGTTTTAcgaaaatttttcaatctCTCGTTAGAATCAATTAAATGCTTCAAAAACATTGTACCCTCTCGGCTAGTTTCCGCGACTGCGACATCTAACGAGTCTAATTTCTTATCATCATTCttggaaaaattttcataaaTATGATCTAAGTTGTTTTTAGAACGAACATATCTGAAAAACTGTGATTGAActaattgttttaattgGGCGCTTTGTTTCTGTAAAGAAACGTCTAAAGTATCTAAATCCCTTGTTAGATCGGCAAACGTATCTTGAGAATGAATGTTTTGCAAAAAAAGTTTGGAATTAAATCTTACACTATTTATGGAGTAAATCTGTGGATCTTTCACGGAAGTCAAAGCATTGGTTAGTGAGTTCCCATTCAAAGGATCTATATCATTGATATTAGTTATATTTTCACCTCTTTGCGAGGACATtaattcatttaaaatatcgTACGAGTTATCTTTGTTTACTTCAGCTGGGAATGAATATTGTTTTGAGTTAGAGTTAGAATCCCAAGAAACTGTAGGATCTAGTGAACTTAACCCATATGCATTTAATAGAGTAGTAGGGTCTATTTTGAAGGCATTTTTGTCGTCACTTTTTTGAGAATTCATTTTAATTCAccttaactttttttttttttttttttttttttttttttttttggtttatttatttaaattataaacatgttgtgtttttttttttttttttttttttttttttttttcttaattatcattgaaataattttttttattttttttttatttagggagtaaatatatatatatattatgcACTCGATAAGCCAATGTCCGTTATTTTCGGACTCGGTTTTCCatgaattaaaataaaaattacaatggtaaataataataatggttaTCTATATAAATCACCTATTAAGTATACATCTGTAAATAAATTATGACCTTTTAGAACCACGTACAGGTGGAATAGGCTTTGACTCTAAtttacttttctttttaaacaTTGGAGCATGTTGTAGCATATCTGGAACAACAATAAATCGAACATTAGATCCTCTAATAAACACATGGTCCATATGTGTTATTTGCTGATTATCTCTTCCTGTAACTATACAATCTTGTAATTGGATATTCATGTTATCTTCActttctaataatttacCCTTATATGTTTCCCCATTTTCTAGTTCTAATGATACTATGTGACCTTGTGCTTCATTCAATAGTTTAATCGGTATGCTATTGCTActcattattgttatatatatatacagtTTTATTATGAGTATAGTGAAAACCACAAATGGTATGTAATTGATTttacattaaaaattttatagttCAATTGTAGAAGTATTTAAAAGTAGCggtttataatattaatatagaAAATATGGATGAGttttaagattattatgtaagaaaaaaaataaaaaataaaaaataaaaaataaaaaacaaattaccGACGCCTCGGTCTTTGGCACAAgggaatattttttttttttttttttttttttttactgcAAGTCTTacaattttaaactttATAAAGTATATCAAAAGCTGTTGACGTATTTTTATATCCTTCTTATAAAaacatcaaaaaaagaCTTAAAAGAATAAGGGCATCCCTTAAATAAAGAttcaaatataacaaatgAAGATATCCTTAGAACAAGTTCAGTTTGAAGAAAACATTATATCAGGTCAAATATCCAATTTCAAAGTTATTCACAATGTAATGTATATCATCACTAATGCTGATTCTACTGTAGTCTTTATTATAAACCTAGATACCCCagataaaattgaaaaattaaaagtcCCCGTCTTAAACAAGGAGGAAAAGATTACTAGAATGTGGGGTTTAAATGATACAAATGGGGGTGTTCTATTCAAAACTAACTTGGGTAGATATTTTAAGTATTTCGCTGCTGATGGGAAAACCTTTTCTTTAGAActattaaagaaattgaGTAAAAAAAGCAACTTTCATATAACTAGTGTTAATCCCTGCCATGACGGGAACTCTGTTTTACTAGGAACTAAAGAGGGGAAATTatatcaatattttatgGTTGAAGATAAATTAACCAAGCTTTATCAATTTGCCAATAGCAAAAGTATAGATGGAATATTATGcgataaagaaaatatccTAGTTGTTTCTAACACATTTATTTGTAAATGGAGTAACGTGGAtctattaaaacaaaaattcaCTGCACCTCACGAAACTGAGTATTTTGATAATGGTCCTAATAATAGGGGGGTTACTCGTCACAATACTTTTGCAACTTATAATATGTCCAAATTTGCATGGGTCACCAAAACGGGGGTTTTATTTGGGGATCTAACAGATAAATTgtcaaatattaaaattctATTGAATTTGGaattaccaaaaaataattcaaaagaTACTCCATGTGTTGTTTCTGCTGTGGGTATTACAgagttttatttatatcttttgGTTAATAAATCCCAAATAGTCATTGTTAATCAATTAACGAACAAAATAGTATTTCAAGAGGttctttattttgaaaatgagAAAATTATAGGTTTGGATATAGACGAAAATAACGGGACACCAACCTACTGGACTTATTCCaacaaaaatgtttatGAAATAGTGATTAAAGAGGCATATACAAATCTCTGGGATATTTTGTGCGATTCGCATGAATATGAGAAAGCTTTGGGTTTGAATGATTTACCCCTTTTAATCAAACAAatgatttataaaaaaatggggAATTACTATTTAACGAAAGATCCTTTGAAGGCTGCAATTTCTTTTGCAAATTCAAATAGCGATTTCACATATGAAGCTTTAAAATTGGTGGATAATATTAACGCATTACAAGCGTTTCTTTTGCACCGTTTGAAAACGGCCAACTTGACAAAAGTTCAGAGGAAAATACACACTAGCTGGATCATTTGGAATTATTTACAGATGAACATCGATGATAATGACCATGACGACAAAACCCCAGAAACAGCAAAGCCTAATGAGCTTAGAAAGTTTTTGCTGGAAAACAAGGATAATATTGATTCTAAAACTGCGtatgaattattaaattatcaaaataaaaattctgatttgcttttttttgcaaatttGATTAaggattatatttttatactaAATTACTGGATTAAAGAAGAGAATTGGTATAAAGCTTTGCAAACACTAGTTTTATTGGCAGAACCGAGCTATGTTTACCAATATGctacaatattattatgtaaGTCGCCAGAATGCACAGTGACAACATGGATGCGACTATCgaattttattcaaatagACCAAGAAAAACTAATTCCTTCCATTCTATgctatttttcaaatttttactGTAAAGAAATTTGCACCTTTTCGGACACTGACAATCAGGGAGTAGTTATTAATCACggattaatatatttaaaatggGTTGTTACctcttttatttcttctccttctgctgctaacaacaataatggtgTATTATCCACCACTGCTAATAAAACAATGAGTCCACTGATATACAACAccattttatatatgatgATACTtgataacaaaacaaaCGATGAGCATGAGATCATAGAGTTTATGTCAAAGTATCCTAATAAGTACGAtacttttttcattttgggTTTAAGcttgaaatttaaaaaatttgaaacgGCAATATATCTTTACACCGAATTAACTATGTTTGATGAAGCGGTTAATTTAgcattgaataaaaatatgctAATATGTGCAAAAGATGTAGCGAGGAAAAGCGATGAATCGAAAACCAAGAAACTCTGGTTAAAAATAGCACGCGCAACTTTGTTAAACATAGACAATGGGAACCCTGTGGCcagcaacagcagcaaTGTTTCCAGCAAATCTACAATGGTTAATGGTGCACAAGCCGAAGGTATTAATTCTTCGACAACAGCAACGACAACAAGTCTTGGCACAGGCACAAAGTCCGTTACTGCCGTGAAAGTAACTTCTAATGGTAGTATTGCCACTACCGTCAGTAGTATTTCCGCTGCAGACAGTAGTAAAGATGTTAAGCAAATCATAAGTGATCTAATTGTTGACTCTGCTGGGGTTTTAACCATTAAGGATCTTTTACCTCTTTTCGATGATATTACTACGATAGCCAATATTAAAGATGAGTTCATTAAAAGTGTAAACCAACACGCAGAATTGATGAAGGAAATATCTCAAGAAATTACCGATTTAGTGaggatcaaaaaaaatattttacaagATATTGAAGCATTTCAAGATAGATATGTTAAAATTGAAGCTGGTTCCCACTGTGACAGTTGTCATGAATTGTTacagaataaaaaattttacgTTTTCCCCTGTGGACATAATTTCCATCTCAATTGTTTGGTTAAACTTATTCTAAAAGGTGGtgattatattttgaaaagtaAATTAGAGAATCttgaaaggaaaagaaaattgaattctggatttaataaaaaaattattaaagattTGGATGAGCTGCTATCAACTAAATGTCCATTATGTAGTGATATCAATATTAACAACATTGATGAgtcattattttattctttacCTAATTATAATCCAGaggataaaaataaagtagaAAGCGATTGGTGTTTATAGGGGAGAAAAGTCAGATGATCCAAAGTGAACTTTGTATATATCACGTGTACTTGTgtgtaaaataattatgacgtatatatatatatatatatattttttcttctagCGTTTATTGTTTCGGGTTTATCATATTATCGTATTTCGGACttgtaacaaaaaaaagaaaaaaaaaaagtataaaagggccaaaaacataaaatccgtttaaatatcatttttttttttttttttttttttctcaagTACAAAACAATTAGTGTATAACGTCAGCAAAAGAAATCTTCAGTGTTtggtaatatatataaaaaaggaaaagaaaaaaaagtattgaACATGGATTCAGGTATTATAGGAGATGCACCATTAGGTAATGATGATATGAATGAAtttgatgataatattgaGGGACCGATAGATGGAATGATTGTACGAACTgctgaaaaaaatgaattggTTGTAGATGATTTAAGTGATGAAGACGTTGATGGTGAAAGCAACGATAATGCCACTGATGAaagtgatgatgatgatgaaagtgatgaagaagaagaaggatatgaaaatttaaacGAGTCAGTAGGAAAAGATggtaaaaagaaaagaaattctgaaaaaaggaaaaagaggTCTCTAAagcaaaagaaaagaaaaattcgTTTAGAGGATGGAAGTGAgaatattttccaattgcCTGAATTTTcaagaaaagataaaacaTTAAAGGAAATACTAGATTTAATGGAAGATAATCCACCAATTATACCGGATGCCGTTATAGATTATTTCTTACTGAAGAATGGTATGGATTTGAAAGATGTCAAAGTTAAAAGATTATTAGCACTAGCCACTCAAAAATTTGTTAGTGATATAGCTACCGATGCCTACGAATACTCTAGGATAAGGTCTGGTTTGGCTGTATCTAATGCGAATAATGGTCAAACAAAAGCAAgacaattattattggggcaacagcaacagcaacaaaatTTACCGTCAGCTGGCAACAACACGACATCTACCGCAACAACTAACACACCTTCAACTAGCTCTGTTCCATCACAACTacaaaatgataaaagtaAAGTTGTTTTGACAGTTAATGATTTAAGTAGTGCAGTTTCAGAATATGGGTTAAATATTTCTAGACCCGATTTTTATCgttaaataaagataaagtatttttttttttttttttttctttagttATGTGTACGCctgtatatgtatatatttgtcTGTGTAATTTTTGGTATACTTGGTTGATATCTATTAGCAACTAGGGGGGAAATAGAAACAAAGATGTTTTGATACAATAACAGTGAtgaataattaaaataagcTTGACTACACGAATATCTTTGACGTTTCCACAATTTGACCAGACGATGGAATGGCATGTCACAGATATTTTCAGTATGTGttggtttttatttgttaattttttattcgtCGAATGTGACAAGTGTTTTTGCgaaaacaatttaaaaaaattccaGAAGGCtccagaaaaaaagaatttgacgtttttggaaaaggctttcatttttaaacttttgcTTTACACTCAACAAATCATTTTCCTTGTGTGTACTTGCTGCCGTACACAGTGCAGTGCCATTGTTAACCAATCTTTTCAGATGTTGAACTTTTGtaataccaaaaataaCTATCTATaactaatatatatattatatatatatatatatgataaaaaagaaaaaaaaaaaaaaaaaattacagaCATATAACACTTTCTTCCTTCAGatttcccctttttttaagaaataagaaaaataaaataaaataaaaataaaacaaaacaaaagaaattaaaaattaaaagaaaatggtTGTGGATTATTCTAAATGGGATAAAATAGAGCTATCTGACGATTCAGATATTGAAGTGCATCCAAACGTTGATAAAGCTTCATTCGTCAGATGGAAACAGCAAAGTGTTCATGAACAAAGAGCTAAGAGAAACCAAGATATTAAAACCTTAGAAGCTCAAATTCACATGTATCAgcatttaaataaaagagtTGATACTATGCTACAAAACGGTAATGTCAAAGATTTTAGTGATTTGAATGAGGTAACAAGGTTTTTAAACTctaattttgataaaacTGAGAATAGTGAGGGCGAATTTGTTGATAAAGATATCCCCACCTATAATGAAATGGTAGAAGATTTAATTGAACAATTGAAGCGAGAGTTGGTTAATGAAAAGCAAGATCCAACTAATGGAAATTTGGTAAAAGACAAACTAATACAACATAGAGCCAAAATAGACGAAGTTACTGTTGAAGGTCGCAAAAAATTAGATCAACTATATAAGGAAAAAGCATTGCACATTTCTTCCGATGATATACATACGGGATTTGACAGCagttttatcaataaaaagcaAGGTACTCAAGAtgctttaaaaaagaacaacaTAAGTAGTTCACCAACGACTGCTACTGTTTCTAAAAGCGAATTGCCATCGACTATCAAACACTTTATTGATTATAAGGATGATGTTATGAAATTAGATGATCGGACTAAGAAATTGGGTGAAATTCCGGTTCATGCTCTGAAAGAGTCGCAGACTTACCTACTAAATAATATGGAAATATTATCTGAGCAACAAAAAGATGCATTGGTCATGACCTCCTTTGAAGCCGAATTGAAAGGTGACCATGACAAAGCCTATCAGATTGTCTTTCAATCCGAATTGATGTCTTATATCATAGAAGTTTATACTTTGAAACAGATTCCTTATTTGCATACTACCCAAATGGCTGATGTTATTCGTATGTTTTTTGAGAAAGTGTTTTATTCCACCAAAAATGATATGGGGAAACAGTCATTTTTATCGGCTGTTGAATCAAGATTTGAGCATATTAAAACTCGGTGTAAGATTATTAAGGAAGAAGATAATAAGGAGACCAAAGGTGCTTCAGATGAGCAAGAGGGCGTTGAAACGATTCAATTGAAATCTTTGGACGAGTCTAGCGAGCTAGTGGTCAACTTACCCAATTTGGACAATCCAGCTAATGaggaagagaaaaaaatagttgagttatttaaaagtttacCTCCTAGCATGCAAAAAGCCGTCAAGAGTGGAAGTTTAGATGAAATTAATAAGGTTTTTGCCGATATGTCAATTGATGAAGCTGAACATATTCTAAGTATATTCGATGAGGCCAATATTATCGGGGTTGCTGCATTATTAGAAGATGAAAAGGAATTTGATACTCTAAAGGAAGAATATAATacttcaaaattaaatgacCTATCTCTATCAGAAGAACCAACTGGAAGCAAGCCTGTAACTAAGTCTATTGAGGATGAGGTTGATTAGATCTATCAACCcgtatatacatatatatatatatgtgtttttgcttatttatttttaagtaTATAgctaataaataatagtgGCAATGAATTAAAATGATAGCCCATGCTCTAAttcgtttatttttttttaattttttatttattatttttttttttttttaaaaattttttttttccatctAACAAAAGTCATAGGTATTGAAAGATCTTCTGGACCAAGAATCTACATTCCATTTATAAATACCAAAGCTTGTGCCAATAAGTAGGGAACTTCCATTCCCATTTTGAACCCAATCAATACCACTTATATCATTATCttcactaataataatgttaccCCTTGAATAAAATCCAGCCTGTAAAGAATTTGATCCATATGAAAGGGGGTCGGACAAAAAGGACGAAGATGAGGAAttagatgatgaagatgtaGATGATGAAAGTATTGCGTTGTCAATAGTTGAAGTTTCATTGTGGGAGTTGTCAACTGGTGCAGTAATATGATCGTcaccaatattattattatcatgtTCTCGAATTTGGTGCCCCTCAACAACAtttacttttcttttctttttcggTTCACTCATAATGTTGCATGGGCCACTAGATTTCAGCTGGCTAGTGGCAACCACATTTAGATCCAACTGTTCTGGTTCAATAATGGTATATTCATCTTTCTCGTTAGAATTTTCATAACCACCACTGTTGTTCTCCCTAGCGGCACTGTTGTCATCGTTATAATTCCTCTCTAatggatttaaaaaatcaggCCCGGTGTTATAGTATCCAAATGTACGATGCAAATAGTGCAATTTATCTTTGTTGTGAAAAGTTATTACCCttggttttaaaatattatagttattatCCTCCAGTCCAGCATTTTCAAGGATGCTATTTCTAGCATGGCCATAAGTTACGTTGGCTTCACCACGGATGCTTTCATTTACTGCTATTGAGCCTGTGTTTGAATAATTAGGTACTTCCAACGGATTCATTTCGGGAAATTTAACTTTATCCGCAAATTTGATGACCAGAtgattattaaaatttcttgTGTCAATAACATGCACCCGACTTGCATGTTCAGATATGAATAACAAATCGTCTAATCCACCACTATATTTACAGCATCTAAATGAGCCCGCTTGGTTTTTAGGTCTTGAAGTTGATATTATATGTATTGGTCTGTTCATTTTCCTTGTATCATAGATCAAACAAACAccattttggaaaattgtGGAAAACTGATAATCTGTCTGACTAAAGCTTGTAGAAAATCCGTGGTCTCCCTTTATGGACTCAAAAATGTCAATTTTATCTGAATATGAATTATCGTTTATAGCATATCTTGGAACTCTATTAAACTGGTTACTGTTGGTGTTACTCGAACTAGTGTTTATCGCAGAGGAGGGTGAATATACCGAAAAAAACTCACCGCATAGAGCACTGGATCTATGGTACAAAGCAAATTTATTGGAATCCCCACTAACAGCCATCATTTTCCCATCATGACTTAATTTACAACTATTCAAGGGGAATTTCAAATCTGAATAAGTATTTAGTAATGTTACCCTACTGTTGCTCACATCACAATGGTACAAGTGTGAGTCATTATTACAACTGAAAATTTCATATTTTCCGCTGCAGCCATCTGAGCTAATTTCTATAtcgttattaatatattgaCCAATCTTATAGGTGGAAGTCTTGATACTCTCAGTACTAGATATATCCGGTGTGATAGAAATCAACCCCTTCCAATTATTGCCATTTGTAGTGTTGTCGTTGATGGTATTATTTGGTACAACACTTTCAAATGAATCTAGTAAATTGGACAAATTTTGATTTCTCCTTCTCCTTATTCTTTCTAATAGGGATTCATCTTCTAATGAATAAACTCCACCACAAACCAAAATATTGCTGTTTTCCCTAAAACATTTTGGTTTAAAGGGTAAGATGACTTTATCTTCATAAAAAGACGAATTGGAAGAAGCAGTATCTTGAGTATCATATGAAGCAGCAGTATTTAAAGCCCTGATAGAATTTTCAAAGCAATACAATATTTGATCGTCTTTGTAGCCTTTTACTAGATCACGCAATTGCCAATGATTTATAGTAACCCTTACATCGTATAAAGATAGCTTTTTAGatagaaaatttttgtaaacGCTTTGATTGTATTCatctatatttttactattgttattatttttagattgTAGTTCTATCCCACGGCGACGGCGTAAGGATCTTAAAGAATTAACACTTTGTGTGATGGTCATGATATTAATGGGGCCTGTATGTATATGtggttttatatttatagttAGTCAGAAtaagttatatatatatatatatatgagtATGTAGAAATGTattgatttgttttttagCTTTTTTTGCTGTTGGGTATATAAAAGGATATTATCAGGCAATTAAATTAGTATCGATGTGCAGAAGATTTGTGTCAAatggtattaaaaaataaaatagaagaaagtaagaaaataaatagataaataaaaggatATAAAGATTGACTTCCCACTCCCCCCTGtcccccttttttttttttttttttattattatttcttttcttgaGTCACCCACCACACCACATTGTACGCCACTCGCCGGATACCGGCAACCCGCCTTAAAAATGCATTGATCcgttcaatattttttatattttatattttcctttttttgttagaaACGAGAAAAACTTAAAGTCACGTGTATCATTTTCAACCTCGTCTGTTTTCTTGCCGTTATCTTGGCTTAAATCTGCCACAAGTAAAACTATTCCAAATTTTCCATTATAGAGTATAAAATGTAAAtgtcttatttttataatattctgaaagaaaaaaaaaaaaaaaaaaaaaataatcacaGATAAGCactttttattgttactatttcAACCGTTTGATCATGATTTATATTCATATATACTCGATGCTACCCTTCATTCTTTTTACTTATACAATACCATCCTACAAAAGCAATACCTATACATCCtattcaaaattaataataaataaataaagcaTTCAAACCAATCAATGGTATAAAAATCgtattaaataaaacccGCTATAATTGACATAACTTTTACTTTTGTTCAGATTTCaatttcattaataaaaatgcaGCATTAGTAGTCTCGTCTATATTAGCAGCATCATTACCTATGGCAGTACCAGTACCACCATTGTTATCCATAAAACgacaatttttctttaatatcCTTAATTTCTCGGGACCTATGCTCGCCCAGTCTTCATCGTCTGTATCAGAATGTTGCTGTTCTTGATATAGTTTGTCATTATTGGAAGCTGGGGTAGCTAATGAAACAGTTGTTCTAACACAAGATTCTGTATTACTTATACGAGGCATATTTTCATCTCcaaaatctttatttttaccgttgttgttattcttgcttttattttttgtagtaTTTATAATACTGTTAGTTTCCGTAACGTTATTGTCTTGAATTATATTTATCGCGTTGTTAGAGGAAGTAGCACTGTGACTATTtccattgttgttgctgttgttattattattgttgttattattgaataaaaagtcatttttattactactgtTTCTTCTAGTTGATGATTTCCTACGAtgtgttatttttactattttgGAAATAGTTGCATTATTAGTGCTATTAGCGGTTGGGGGAGATGGTCTTTCACTTAACAATACACTAGATTTTCTCCTATTCTTGTCCATGCTATGGAAATAGTCTTCTtcctcatcatcttcaaaaaatacatcATTGTTGTCATTATTTTCGTTATCGGATGGTggggaagaagaagatgttgatgatgatgatgaagctAATACGTTTTCGTCAAAAtaactgttattatttaatttgttaGCAGTTATATGGCTgttattttgtttgataAAATTCTTTCTCTCTTGCAATCCATTCTCAAAACTATGACTCAATTGTTGTTGAGTTTTCAAGTCATTATTGATTTTCTCATTGGCAGCCAACACCGAGGccaattcttttttgaaatcCTTAGGGTCCTCAACTTTTCTAGCCCTCCATTGACCCCAAcctattttttcaaagacTACAGAGTTCAATTCATCACCATTTTCTAATAAACTCATTATAACCCTTCTTTGTTTAGAAGCACTTAGTTTTTTAAACCCGGGAACATCCTTGTCCAAACCGTTGGTGATAAATCTGATAGCTAAAGGACCTTTTtgcaataataaatcactCAACATATACGGGTGAATTTTGGATGTAATATCATTGTTGTTCACTATATTTTGAGCATGAG
This Saccharomycodes ludwigii strain NBRC 1722 chromosome II, whole genome shotgun sequence DNA region includes the following protein-coding sequences:
- the GID11 gene encoding Gid11p (similar to Saccharomyces cerevisiae YLR149C | protein of unknown function), which gives rise to MTITQSVNSLRSLRRRRGIELQSKNNNNSKNIDEYNQSVYKNFLSKKLSLYDVRVTINHWQLRDLVKGYKDDQILYCFENSIRALNTAASYDTQDTASSNSSFYEDKVILPFKPKCFRENSNILVCGGVYSLEDESLLERIRRRRNQNLSNLLDSFESVVPNNTINDNTTNGNNWKGLISITPDISSTESIKTSTYKIGQYINNDIEISSDGCSGKYEIFSCNNDSHLYHCDVSNSRVTLLNTYSDLKFPLNSCKLSHDGKMMAVSGDSNKFALYHRSSALCGEFFSVYSPSSAINTSSSNTNSNQFNRVPRYAINDNSYSDKIDIFESIKGDHGFSTSFSQTDYQFSTIFQNGVCLIYDTRKMNRPIHIISTSRPKNQAGSFRCCKYSGGLDDLLFISEHASRVHVIDTRNFNNHLVIKFADKVKFPEMNPLEVPNYSNTGSIAVNESIRGEANVTYGHARNSILENAGLEDNNYNILKPRVITFHNKDKLHYLHRTFGYYNTGPDFLNPLERNYNDDNSAARENNSGGYENSNEKDEYTIIEPEQLDLNVVATSQLKSSGPCNIMSEPKKKRKVNVVEGHQIREHDNNNIGDDHITAPVDNSHNETSTIDNAILSSSTSSSSNSSSSSFLSDPLSYGSNSLQAGFYSRGNIIISEDNDISGIDWVQNGNGSSLLIGTSFGIYKWNVDSWSRRSFNTYDFC
- the PEP3 gene encoding tethering complex subunit PEP3 (similar to Saccharomyces cerevisiae YLR148W | PEP3 | carboxyPEPtidase Y-deficient), with protein sequence MKISLEQVQFEENIISGQISNFKVIHNVMYIITNADSTVVFIINLDTPDKIEKLKVPVLNKEEKITRMWGLNDTNGGVLFKTNLGRYFKYFAADGKTFSLELLKKLSKKSNFHITSVNPCHDGNSVLLGTKEGKLYQYFMVEDKLTKLYQFANSKSIDGILCDKENILVVSNTFICKWSNVDLLKQKFTAPHETEYFDNGPNNRGVTRHNTFATYNMSKFAWVTKTGVLFGDLTDKLSNIKILLNLELPKNNSKDTPCVVSAVGITEFYLYLLVNKSQIVIVNQLTNKIVFQEVLYFENEKIIGLDIDENNGTPTYWTYSNKNVYEIVIKEAYTNLWDILCDSHEYEKALGLNDLPLLIKQMIYKKMGNYYLTKDPLKAAISFANSNSDFTYEALKLVDNINALQAFLLHRLKTANLTKVQRKIHTSWIIWNYLQMNIDDNDHDDKTPETAKPNELRKFLLENKDNIDSKTAYELLNYQNKNSDLLFFANLIKDYIFILNYWIKEENWYKALQTLVLLAEPSYVYQYATILLCKSPECTVTTWMRLSNFIQIDQEKLIPSILCYFSNFYCKEICTFSDTDNQGVVINHGLIYLKWVVTSFISSPSAANNNNGVLSTTANKTMSPLIYNTILYMMILDNKTNDEHEIIEFMSKYPNKYDTFFILGLSLKFKKFETAIYLYTELTMFDEAVNLALNKNMLICAKDVARKSDESKTKKLWLKIARATLLNIDNGNPVASNSSNVSSKSTMVNGAQAEGINSSTTATTTSLGTGTKSVTAVKVTSNGSIATTVSSISAADSSKDVKQIISDLIVDSAGVLTIKDLLPLFDDITTIANIKDEFIKSVNQHAELMKEISQEITDLVRIKKNILQDIEAFQDRYVKIEAGSHCDSCHELLQNKKFYVFPCGHNFHLNCLVKLILKGGDYILKSKLENLERKRKLNSGFNKKIIKDLDELLSTKCPLCSDININNIDESLFYSLPNYNPEDKNKVESDWCL
- the SMD3 gene encoding mRNA splicing protein SMD3 (similar to Saccharomyces cerevisiae YLR147C | SMD3 | core Sm protein Sm D3) — encoded protein: MSSNSIPIKLLNEAQGHIVSLELENGETYKGKLLESEDNMNIQLQDCIVTGRDNQQITHMDHVFIRGSNVRFIVVPDMLQHAPMFKKKSKLESKPIPPVRGSKRS
- the CDC37 gene encoding Hsp90 co-chaperone CDC37 (similar to Saccharomyces cerevisiae YDR168W | CDC37 | Cell Division Cycle): MVVDYSKWDKIELSDDSDIEVHPNVDKASFVRWKQQSVHEQRAKRNQDIKTLEAQIHMYQHLNKRVDTMLQNGNVKDFSDLNEVTRFLNSNFDKTENSEGEFVDKDIPTYNEMVEDLIEQLKRELVNEKQDPTNGNLVKDKLIQHRAKIDEVTVEGRKKLDQLYKEKALHISSDDIHTGFDSSFINKKQGTQDALKKNNISSSPTTATVSKSELPSTIKHFIDYKDDVMKLDDRTKKLGEIPVHALKESQTYLLNNMEILSEQQKDALVMTSFEAELKGDHDKAYQIVFQSELMSYIIEVYTLKQIPYLHTTQMADVIRMFFEKVFYSTKNDMGKQSFLSAVESRFEHIKTRCKIIKEEDNKETKGASDEQEGVETIQLKSLDESSELVVNLPNLDNPANEEEKKIVELFKSLPPSMQKAVKSGSLDEINKVFADMSIDEAEHILSIFDEANIIGVAALLEDEKEFDTLKEEYNTSKLNDLSLSEEPTGSKPVTKSIEDEVD
- the TAF10 gene encoding Taf10p (similar to Saccharomyces cerevisiae YDR167W | TAF10 | TATA binding protein-Associated Factor), whose translation is MDSGIIGDAPLGNDDMNEFDDNIEGPIDGMIVRTAEKNELVVDDLSDEDVDGESNDNATDESDDDDESDEEEEGYENLNESVGKDGKKKRNSEKRKKRSLKQKKRKIRLEDGSENIFQLPEFSRKDKTLKEILDLMEDNPPIIPDAVIDYFLLKNGMDLKDVKVKRLLALATQKFVSDIATDAYEYSRIRSGLAVSNANNGQTKARQLLLGQQQQQQNLPSAGNNTTSTATTNTPSTSSVPSQLQNDKSKVVLTVNDLSSAVSEYGLNISRPDFYR